In Ostrea edulis chromosome 4, xbOstEdul1.1, whole genome shotgun sequence, a single window of DNA contains:
- the LOC130054287 gene encoding uncharacterized protein LOC130054287, whose product MGKYFDEQLLHVNERRHGEELYLPMAISIEELRDQISKRVPDGTPIPCSETVRLQFQPNSTFQKTALKYSGRFNVKFRVQTRLARVNHVDARYVATSFRYLKEFCVSNRENVTFVCLDDKAIIPVGEPGIPISTGVRGHNKVLTPSDGPKLVCTDHDFHVAGIVPSVTFVSRIPRHSNDSFFNGKIYVTTKDKVFQPSTPYRHATELTRILREHNSDDNINLNTPVLCLMTDGGPDHRVTFETVKLSLVQLFIQLDLDMLIALRTAPNHSWMNPAERCMSVLNLALQHVALARKDMDPVFENSVKHKSTLSAVRNLANIKTGFREAFAESVGSVVELVNARFKRMKLKNEYLEAYTGIPDEEIQASLDVVCRVLNSDLTVDMSTAELRKMKNLQTFLSDHGSSSHYMFQLKKCSSCAYCTVINPPRLPDDEFQSLHFLPNPVAGEDGQYLSFQEMYGQETGDEHRPSAQVRDDPASVNDRINREIFKTQKVRDVIVCGECSKPRCVYSDKKLTREQEELLLRLKEEHLYTCGDSLVPEDVEDPGMVVREAVNCLTEVETSYFSTSLKHYLPPVCVHCGKVDNLLDDTDPYISALYEKYSVVRPLCEYCKNTGKDARTWGKKFLPKKCKR is encoded by the exons ATGGGTAAATACTTTGATGAACAGCTCTTACATGTTAACGAAAGACGGCACGGGGAAGAACTTTACTTGCCAATGGCAATATCCATTGAGGAATTAAGAGATCAAATTTCAAAGAGAGTACCTGATGGCACACCAATTCCGTGCAGTGAAACAGTACGCttacaatttcaaccaaacagtACATTTCAAAAAACTGCTTTAAAGTATTCTGGCAGGTTTAATGTGAAATTTCGAGTGCAAACACGTCTTGCAAGAGTTAACCATGTTGACGCAAGGTATGTCGCTACATCATTTAGATATTTGAAGGAGTTTTGCGTTTCAAATCGTGAAAATGTGACATTTGTATGCTTAGATGATAAGGCTATCATACCAGTTGGAGAACCTGGAATACCTATCAGTACAGGAGTAAGGGGACATAACAAAGTTTTGACTCCCTCCGATGGTCCAAAACTTGTATGCACTGACCATGATTTCCATGTTGCAGGTATTGTGCCATCTGTTACTTTTGTCTCTAGGATACCACGGCACAGTAATGACAGCTTTTTTAATGGGAAAATTTATGTTACTACCAAAGACAAGGTTTTCCAACCATCCACACCATATCGACATGCAACAGAGCTCACCAGGATTTTACGCGAACATAATTCTGATGACAATATTAATCTAAACACCCCAGTATTGTGTTTGATGACGGATGGTGGGCCAGATCACAGAGTGACTTTTGAAACGGTCAAACTATCCCTTGTTCAGTTGTTCATTCAACTTGATCTTGACATGTTGATTGCTTTAAGAACTGCACCTAACCACAGCTGGATGAATCCCGCAGAACGTTGTATGTCAGTTTTGAATTTAGCATTGCAACATGTTGCTTTGGCACGAAAAGACATGGATCCTGTGTTTGAAAATTCCGTCAAACACAAATCTACCCTAAGTGCTGTGCGTAACTTGGCCAACATCAAGACTGGTTTCAGAGAGGCTTTTGCTGAATCTGTTGGAAGTGTTGTTGAACTTGTTAACGCTCGATTCAAAAGAATGAAActcaaaaatgaatatttagaagcATACACAGGCATTCCAGATGAAGAAATTCAAGCATCTCTTGATGTTGTCTGTCGGGTCCTCAATTCTGATCTCACTGTTGATATGTCAACTGCAGAGTTGCGCAAAATGAAAAACTTACAG ACCTTCCTGTCAGATCATGGGAGCAGTTCTCATTACATGTTCCAGTTAAAAAAGTGCAGCAGTTGTGCATACTGCACGGTCATCAACCCCCCAAGGCTTCCAGATGATGAGTTCCAGAGTTTACACTTTCTGCCCAACCCCGTCGCTGGAGAAGATGGTCAATATCTTTCTTTTCAAGAG ATGTATGGACAGGAAACAGGGGATGAACATAGACCAAGTGCCCAAGTACGCGATGATCCTGCCAGTGTAAATGATCGAATCAACCGGGAGATATTCAAGACCCAGAAGGTCCGGGACGTAATTGTCTGTGGAGAGTGTTCCAAGCCAAGATGTGTTTACAGTGATAAAAAGCTAACCCGTGAACAA GAGGAGCTGCTGCTGCGTTTGAAAGAGGAACATCTGTACACATGTGGCGACTCATTAGTTCCAGAAGATGTAGAAGATCCAGGCATGGTTGTTCGAGAGGCAGTGAACTGTTTGACTGAAGTGGAGACAAGTTACTTCTCTACATCGTTGAAACATTACTTACCACCAGTGTGTGTTCACTGTGGAAAAGTTGACAATCTGTTGGATGACACAGACCCTTATATATCTGCTCTTTATGAGAAATATTCTGTTGTGCGACCTTTGTGTGAATATTGTAAAAACACTGGTAAAGATGCCAGAACTTGGGGGAAAAAGTTTCTCCCCAAGAAGTGTAAAAGATAG